In the genome of Bacillus sp. S3, one region contains:
- a CDS encoding ImmA/IrrE family metallo-endopeptidase codes for MIDDENKRLNLIGEVENAPEGEHPWNPNYPGNWKDIVKDVIVKLKKEHKLKVSFSYVKGVKKGKVKTGENEDELRVIEAYYRSKNKTIYIFAGSILYRVLKELPSFTERAIPEQKLFESVIADVVAHEYCHALQHNRGENMDTSDNIYDEDELEKEANQFGINFAKKYVRK; via the coding sequence GTGATAGACGATGAGAATAAAAGGCTCAATTTAATAGGAGAAGTAGAGAATGCTCCTGAAGGGGAACATCCTTGGAATCCAAACTACCCTGGAAATTGGAAGGATATTGTAAAAGATGTAATAGTAAAATTAAAAAAGGAGCATAAGTTAAAAGTAAGTTTTTCATATGTTAAGGGTGTAAAAAAAGGTAAGGTGAAAACAGGGGAAAATGAGGATGAGCTAAGAGTCATTGAGGCATATTATCGCTCAAAAAATAAAACCATCTACATATTTGCTGGTTCTATTTTATACCGTGTGTTAAAAGAACTCCCGTCCTTCACTGAAAGAGCTATCCCAGAACAAAAACTTTTTGAATCTGTTATAGCAGATGTTGTAGCACATGAGTATTGTCATGCTTTACAACATAACCGAGGTGAAAATATGGATACCAGTGATAATATTTACGATGAAGATGAATTGGAGAAAGAGGCTAACCAGTTCGGTATAAATTTTGCCAAAAAATATGTCAGGAAGTAA